TCGGACTTTGCATGATGCCGCTTACCTCCGCGGGGATGAATGCTCTGGCGCCCCATCAGATAGGGAACGGTTCGACGTTATCGAACGTATGCCGCCAGGTTGCAGGTTCGATGGGGATTGCGCTGTTTACGGCCATCATGAACAGCAGGCAAATTGTCCATTACGCGCATATCAACGAAAGCGTCACCGTCGATTCCTGGGTCGCTAATGATGTCATCTCGGCGCTTTCGGGGCAAATATATCAGTGGGCTGTCGATATGGGCACGGCGACGGGCGTGGCGACTTCTACACTGAGCGGCATCATGCAGAAAGAGGCGCTGGCCCGCGCGATTGCCGATACGTTTTATTTATCGGCGATTCCCGCCATTCTGTGCATCCCGGTTGTGCTTTTCTTGAGGGCAAAAAGACAACCGCAGCCGGCTGATGTCCCGTCCAAGACAGAGGCGGAAGCGCCTGCGGCAGCGCGTCAAACGGAGGTGCAAAGACCCGAGCCCGTTCAGGCCTAAATGCCGCCGAATGTATGCATCGATCTTATCGCTATGTATAAAATAAAGCCGTCAAACCGATATTGAAAAAAGCCGCAAAACTGTTCGTGGCCTTGGGCCGAAATTGAAAGGAGAGATTGGGATGAAGCTGCAAAATAAAGTCGCGATCGTAACGGGAGCGGCATCTGGCGTAGGCAAAGCAATCGCAGAATTGTTTGCGAAGGAGGGAGCCAAGGTCGTCATCGCAGATCTTAATGGAGATGCAATCTCGGCGGCAGTGAATGAGATCAATCAAGCCGGCGGAACCGCGGAAGGCATTGTTGCGAACGTCACGAAAGAAGATGAGGTACAGGCAATGGTGGATAAAGCGGTTGATGCATTCGGAACCGTCGATATCCTCGTAAATAACGCCGGTATCATGGACGGGTTCAGGCTCATTGAGACGATTCAGGACGATCTCTGGGAGCGGGTACTGGCGGTCAACCTGACCGGCCCAATGCGTGCCATACGCAAAACCATTCCTTTGATGTTGGCTAAAGGCCAAGGCGTGATCGTGAACATCGCTTCGGCCGCTGGCATAAGCGGCGGCAAGGGCGGCGTCGCTTATACTTCCGCCAAGCATGGTCTCGTTGGCTTGACCAAAAATGTCGGCTACATGTATGCCAAGTCCGGCATCCGCTGCAACGCGATTGCGCCCGGTGGCGTCAAAACCAATATTGCCTTAAACAATATCGACATGGACGGGATGCAGGTGTTCCAGGAAGGAGCGGGAACTCAGCGGAGCGAGCCGGTCGATCCGCTACAAATTGCGACCGTCGCCCTCTT
The window above is part of the Paenibacillus hamazuiensis genome. Proteins encoded here:
- a CDS encoding SDR family oxidoreductase, which codes for MKLQNKVAIVTGAASGVGKAIAELFAKEGAKVVIADLNGDAISAAVNEINQAGGTAEGIVANVTKEDEVQAMVDKAVDAFGTVDILVNNAGIMDGFRLIETIQDDLWERVLAVNLTGPMRAIRKTIPLMLAKGQGVIVNIASAAGISGGKGGVAYTSAKHGLVGLTKNVGYMYAKSGIRCNAIAPGGVKTNIALNNIDMDGMQVFQEGAGTQRSEPVDPLQIATVALFLASDDSRFVNGAVIAADGGWTAY